The Methanohalophilus portucalensis DNA window TGATAGGCGGTAAAATCAAAAAGAAGAGGGCAACGTAGTTCTGGTTCTATTTTTTTCAAAAAGAGAAGGGTGTCAAGGTTTTCATTTGTCGGGATTATAGCATCTGAGTGGCGGGATAATTCTATGAGCCTTTCTGGTCTTTCTGTAATATCAAAGCAAAAATGCTTATCCACACTATTACGTATCAGAGGCTTGTTTTTCCTGTCGATCAGATGTACCTGTATCCCGGATTTCCTGGCAAGATAAGCCACCTCGAAGCCCTGTAGCTTGCCCCCAATCAGACATATCGTTTTCATTCTACCTTCCCAGTATCTGATTGAAATCTTCCTGCTTTCCCGGTTCCATTCCCATGCTCTGAAGCTTTCCCACCACACTCCATGCATCACGGTTACGTTCTGTCAGTTCCCTGTCATAGTTAACCACGCCTTCCAGTGCAGATCCGGAAGGAATGATGGATGTCACAACGTTTGCTCCTGCATCCAGGCGGTAAACCATACCTTCCATGCCTTCAAGGTCAAGGGAAGCAGGAATCAACCTGTCGGGGAACATGAGTCTTAGAATAGATATTATTTTTAGTTCTGATTTGCTGCTTCCGGGTTCTCGGCTTGCCAGAGGTGTGCCTTCCTGGGGTACAAATGTCATTACACGTACCATATTGGGATTTGACTTACGCAGGCCTTTGAGGGATATCAGAGTTGATTCAGCTTCTGGTTCGATTTCGGTAAGGATTCCGTCCTCTACACAATAACCAATATCTTTTGCATCCTGGCGGCAGTTTATTCTCTGGTCGTATACCTGGCCTACCCTGAGATTTTTGTATAATTTTTGGTCATAGGTTTCCTGGTAAAGTGCCAGGAAATCGGCTCCGTTATCATACATCTGTTTGAGGGTCTCTTTTCCCACAACTCCCGGGGAGATCATTATCGGAAGGCCAAGTTTGTCCTTAACTTTCCGCACAGCACTGAC harbors:
- the pylB gene encoding methylornithine synthase PylB — translated: MFENMDNEQLDKFASSINEGYQLRDQEIRDLLAIKDEEEMQKLFHVARMVRDNFFGNKVFLYSFVYFSTYCKNQCSFCYYNCKNNIHRYRLTPDEIGTVCEALENDPVHMIDLTMGEDPYYHDHPERLVSAVRKVKDKLGLPIMISPGVVGKETLKQMYDNGADFLALYQETYDQKLYKNLRVGQVYDQRINCRQDAKDIGYCVEDGILTEIEPEAESTLISLKGLRKSNPNMVRVMTFVPQEGTPLASREPGSSKSELKIISILRLMFPDRLIPASLDLEGMEGMVYRLDAGANVVTSIIPSGSALEGVVNYDRELTERNRDAWSVVGKLQSMGMEPGKQEDFNQILGR